A section of the Hevea brasiliensis isolate MT/VB/25A 57/8 chromosome 17, ASM3005281v1, whole genome shotgun sequence genome encodes:
- the LOC110656994 gene encoding uncharacterized protein LOC110656994: MGKDSKPKDAGGKGKGKQAGGASDESASKGKGKAGKSDGLGTCTYVKARHILCEKQGKINEAYKKLQDGWLSNGDKVPPAEFAKLAAEYSECPSGKKGGDLGWFPRGKMAGPFQEVAFSTAVGATSAPFKSTHGYHIILCEGRKN, encoded by the exons ATGGGGAAGGACTCAAAACCAAAGGATGCAGGAGGGAAGGGCAAAGGGAAGCAGGCAGGAGGTGCAAGTGATGAGAGTGCTTCAAAGGGTAAAGGGAAAGCTGGAAAATCAGATGGACTTGGCACCTGCACATATGTAAAAG CAAGGCATATCTTATGTGAGAAGCAAGGTAAAATCAATGAAGCATACAAGAAACTGCAAGATGGTTGGCTTAGCAATGGAGACAAAGTCCCACCTGCAGAGTTTGCAAAG cTAGCAGCAGAATACTCAGAATGTCCTTCTGGGAAGAAGGGTGGAGATCTTGGGTGGTTTCCACGTGGAAAGATGGCTGGTCCATTCCAGGAAGTTGCCTTCAGCACGGCTGTTGGAGCTACCAGTGCGCCATTTAAATCAac TCATGGATATCACATAATCTTATGTGAAGGGAGGAAGAATTGA